One window of Triticum dicoccoides isolate Atlit2015 ecotype Zavitan chromosome 5A, WEW_v2.0, whole genome shotgun sequence genomic DNA carries:
- the LOC119304183 gene encoding pentatricopeptide repeat-containing protein At5g66520-like, whose protein sequence is MPPPTTAGTLSNRALHARLLRSGALDADPSAAAPLAASAANSSLPYALSLLRAHPSTFSYNTTIRSLAHGPRPHLAVALYRSMLLGPLSNPNNYTYPPLLAACARLLPASSPTAAAAPGTAVHASLFRRGLDSRDRFIGASLLSFYAAAGDLPAARQVFDASPPGQRDLPLWNSLLHAHLSQGFYTHVLRLSRQMPAADEVTLLALVSACAHLGALDTGRWAHASYARTRRSTTRNLGTALLNMYMRCGDVESAWSVFRETLDKDVRTWSVMIAGLAINGLPRDALALFAEMKNTGVDPDSITMTAVLSACAHAGMVDEGKKFLDCMPVEYRVQPTIEHYGCVVDLVGRAGQLEEALALIKAVPFQADVVLWGALLVACRVHKNVDMGEMAAMEILKLDPQHAGACVFLSNVYADAGKWDLVQGVRSSMKEHKIYKPPGSSIVELNGVVYEFLSGDRSHPQCDRIYAMLDEICKTLSLKGYKPLTKEVTFDVDEEDKEVCISQHSEKLALALGLISTTRGAVIRIVKNLRICEDCHSVMKIVSEVYDRVIVVRDRNRFHHFKNGSCSCLDYW, encoded by the coding sequence ATGCCGCCGCCGACCACCGCGGGCACACTCTCGAACAGGGCTCTCCACGCCCGCCTCCTCCGCTCCGGCGCCCTCGACGCCGACCCCTcagccgccgccccgctcgccgcgtCGGCCGCTAACTCTTCCCTCCCCTACGCGCTCTCCCTCCTCCGagcccacccctccaccttctcctACAACACCACCATCCGCTCCCTCGCGCACGGCCCCCGCCCCCACCTCGCCGTCGCTCTCTACCGCTCCATGCTTCTCGGCCCCCTCTCCAACCCCAACAACTACACCTACCCGCCCCTCCTCGCCGCCTGCGCCCGCCTCCTCCCCGCGAGCTCACCCACCGCAGCAGCCGCACCGGGCACCGCCGTCCACGCCTCCCTCTTCCGCCGCGGCCTCGACTCCCGCGACCGCTTCATCGGCGCGTCACTCCTCTCCTTCTACGCGGCCGCCGGGGACCTGCCCGCCGCACGCCAGGTGTTCGACGCAAGTCCCCCCGGCCAAAGGGACCTGCCTCTCTGGAACTCGCTCCTCCACGCCCACCTCTCCCAGGGCTTCTACACCCACGTGCTGCGCCTCTCGCGCCAGATGCCCGCCGCCGACGAGGTCACGCTGCTCGCCCTCGTCTCCGCCTGCGCGCACCTTGGCGCGCTCGACACTGGCCGCTGGGCGCATGCTTCCTATGCAAGGACCCGCCGGAGTACCACCAGGAATCTGGGCACCGCTCTGCTCAACATGTACATGAGGTGCGGAGATGTCGAGAGCGCGTGGTCCGTGTTCCGGGAGACGCTCGACAAGGATGTCCGGACGTGGAGTGTCATGATCGCCGGGCTGGCCATCAACGGGCTCCCCAGGGACGCGCTGGCCTTGTTCGCTGAGATGAAGAACACAGGCGTGGACCCAGATTCCATCACCATGACCGCCGTGCTGAGCGCGTGCGCCCATGCTGGCATGGTGGATGAGGGCAAGAAGTTCCTGGACTGTATGCCTGTCGAATATCGTGTGCAGCCCACCATAGAGCATTATGGCTGCGTCGTCGATCTGGTTGGTCGAGCAGGGCAGCTGGAGGAGGCATTGGCTCTCATTAAGGCTGTCCCGTTCCAGGCTGATGTTGTCCTATGGGGTGCTCTCTTGGTTGCCTGTAGGGTTCACAAGAATGTCGACATGGGCGAGATGGCTGCCATGGAGATACTCAAGTTGGATCCTCAGCATGCTGGGGCATGCGTGTTCTTATCTAATGTCTATGCTGATGCTGGGAAATGGGACCTTGTACAAGGGGTAAGGAGCTCAATGAAAGAACATAAGATATACAAGCCTCCAGGATCCAGCATTGTTGAGCTAAATGGTGTGGTTTACGAGTTCTTGTCCGGGGACCGTTCACATCCTCAGTGTGATCGAATATATGCAATGCTTGATGAGATTTGCAAGACTTTAAGCCTCAAGGGCTACAAGCCTTTAACTAAAGAAGTCACCTTTGACGTTGATGAGGAGGACAAAGAAGTTTGCATCTCGCAGCACAGCGAGAAACTCGCGCTTGCCTTGGGACTCATAAGCACGACAAGAGGGGCTGTCATCCGCATAGTGAAGAACCTGAGAATCTGCGAGGATTGTCACTCTGTCATGAAGATAGTCTCAGAGGTCTACGATCGGGTCATAGTTGTCAGGGATCGAAACCGATTCCACCACTTCAAGAACGGCTCCTGTTCCTGCTTGGACTATTGGTAG
- the LOC119304185 gene encoding protein-ribulosamine 3-kinase, chloroplastic-like isoform X2: MAANVALLSASSPSTSASSILRRRPPPRCSACPRRAASRLSVVAAMSDDPIKEWILTEGKATQITGTSSIGGGCINAAQRYDTDAGSFFVKTNRRIGPAMFEGEALGLKAMYDTKSIRVPLPYKVGSLPTGGSFIIMEYIQFGRSRGDQSALGRKLAEMHKAAKSDKGYGFYVENTIGSTPQINTWTADWIEFYSKHRLGYQLKLISQRFGDSAIYEKGQRLIDNMHPLFDGAVIEPCLLHGDLWSGNISADTNGDPVILDPACYYGHNEAEFGMSWCAGFGGDFYSSYFEVMPKQPGFEKRRDLYLLYHYLNHYNLFGSGYRSSAMSIIEDYLRMLKA, from the exons ATGGCAGCAAACGTGGCGCTGCTCTCCGCCTCTTcgccctccacctccgcctcctccatcctccgtcgccgccccccgccCCGTTGCTCCGCCTGCCCCCGTCGAGCAGCCTCCAGGCTATCCGTCG TGGCTGCGATGAGCGACGACCCAATCAAGGAGTGGATCCTCACCGAGGGGAAGGCCACCCAGATTACAGGGACCAGCTCCATTGGGGGTGGGTGCATCAACGCCGCCCAGCGCTATGATACCGATGCTGGCTCCTTTTTTGTGAAGACCAACAG GCGCATCGGTCCAGCTATGTTTGAAGGGGAGGCTCTGGGCTTGAAGGCAATGTATGACACCAAGTCAATCCGTGTTCCTTTGCCGTACAAG GTTGGTTCGTTACCAACTGGTGGTTCTTTTATCATTATGGAGTATATTCAATTTGGTCGTTCTAGGGGTGACCAG TCAGCTCTAGGGAGAAAGCTCGCTGAAATGCATAAAGCTGCAAAATCTGACAAGGGCTATGGTTTCTACGTTGAAAATACTATTGGAAG CACTCCACAAATCAACACTTGGACTGCTGACTGGATTGAGTTTTACTCGAAGCATAGACTGGGATACCAGTTGAAGTTGATATCACAGCGGTTCGGAGATTCAGCTATATATGAAAAAG GTCAGCGATTGATTGACAATATGCATCCACTGTTTGATGGTGCTGTTATTGAGCCATGCCTTCTTCATGGAGATTTATGGAGTGGAAATATAAGCGCTGATACTAATGGAGATCCTGTAATACTGGATCCGGCATGCTACT ATGGACACAATGAAGCAGAGTTTGGGATGTCATGGTGTGCTGGATTCGGAGGGGATTTCTACAGCTCCTATTTCGAG GTGATGCCGAAGCAGCCAGGCTTTGAGAAGAGGAGGGACCTGTATCTCCTATACCACTACCTGAATCACTACAACCTTTTTGGCTCTGGGTACCGCTCCTCAGCTATGTCCATAATCGAAGACTACCTGCGGATGCTGAAGGCGTAG
- the LOC119304185 gene encoding protein-ribulosamine 3-kinase, chloroplastic-like isoform X1, translated as MAANVALLSASSPSTSASSILRRRPPPRCSACPRRAASRLSVVAAMSDDPIKEWILTEGKATQITGTSSIGGGCINAAQRYDTDAGSFFVKTNRRIGPAMFEGEALGLKAMYDTKSIRVPLPYKVGSLPTGGSFIIMEYIQFGRSRGDQVTLSRNPFRSKKKSALGRKLAEMHKAAKSDKGYGFYVENTIGSTPQINTWTADWIEFYSKHRLGYQLKLISQRFGDSAIYEKGQRLIDNMHPLFDGAVIEPCLLHGDLWSGNISADTNGDPVILDPACYYGHNEAEFGMSWCAGFGGDFYSSYFEVMPKQPGFEKRRDLYLLYHYLNHYNLFGSGYRSSAMSIIEDYLRMLKA; from the exons ATGGCAGCAAACGTGGCGCTGCTCTCCGCCTCTTcgccctccacctccgcctcctccatcctccgtcgccgccccccgccCCGTTGCTCCGCCTGCCCCCGTCGAGCAGCCTCCAGGCTATCCGTCG TGGCTGCGATGAGCGACGACCCAATCAAGGAGTGGATCCTCACCGAGGGGAAGGCCACCCAGATTACAGGGACCAGCTCCATTGGGGGTGGGTGCATCAACGCCGCCCAGCGCTATGATACCGATGCTGGCTCCTTTTTTGTGAAGACCAACAG GCGCATCGGTCCAGCTATGTTTGAAGGGGAGGCTCTGGGCTTGAAGGCAATGTATGACACCAAGTCAATCCGTGTTCCTTTGCCGTACAAG GTTGGTTCGTTACCAACTGGTGGTTCTTTTATCATTATGGAGTATATTCAATTTGGTCGTTCTAGGGGTGACCAGGTAACCTTGTCCCGAAACCCCTTTCGTTCAAAGAAAAAG TCAGCTCTAGGGAGAAAGCTCGCTGAAATGCATAAAGCTGCAAAATCTGACAAGGGCTATGGTTTCTACGTTGAAAATACTATTGGAAG CACTCCACAAATCAACACTTGGACTGCTGACTGGATTGAGTTTTACTCGAAGCATAGACTGGGATACCAGTTGAAGTTGATATCACAGCGGTTCGGAGATTCAGCTATATATGAAAAAG GTCAGCGATTGATTGACAATATGCATCCACTGTTTGATGGTGCTGTTATTGAGCCATGCCTTCTTCATGGAGATTTATGGAGTGGAAATATAAGCGCTGATACTAATGGAGATCCTGTAATACTGGATCCGGCATGCTACT ATGGACACAATGAAGCAGAGTTTGGGATGTCATGGTGTGCTGGATTCGGAGGGGATTTCTACAGCTCCTATTTCGAG GTGATGCCGAAGCAGCCAGGCTTTGAGAAGAGGAGGGACCTGTATCTCCTATACCACTACCTGAATCACTACAACCTTTTTGGCTCTGGGTACCGCTCCTCAGCTATGTCCATAATCGAAGACTACCTGCGGATGCTGAAGGCGTAG
- the LOC119298462 gene encoding xyloglucan endotransglucosylase/hydrolase protein 31-like — MASDSESSDVTPDDQHEHLRPEGTEPLARIAVDYTPDACRHAPESGEIHVTYDHRGGARWRSRSRFLPGGAVAAAVRAPAGDTAGLNYNLYLSSLEGSGDMDEIDFEFLGNEKRAVQTNFFVAGRGGREAVHELPFDSSDGFHHYAVAWGAEAIEWRVDGEVIRREERRDGEPWPEKPMFLYASFWDASGVDEGRWTGTYHGRDAPYVCSYRDVRVPVALSAKEEEEEEE; from the coding sequence ATGGCGTCGGACTCCGAGTCCAGCGACGTCACGCCGGACGACCAGCACGAGCACCTGCGCCCCGAGGGCACGGAGCCGCTGGCGCGCATCGCGGTGGACTACACCCCGGACgcctgccgccatgcgccggagtccGGCGAGATCCACGTCACGTACGACCACCGCGGCGGGGCACGCTGGCGGTCCCGCAGCCGCTTCCTCCCGGGCGGCGCCGTGGCCGCCGCGGTCCGCGCCCCCGCCGGCGATACCGCGGGGCTCAACTACAACCTCTACCTCTCCTCCCTGGAGGGCTCCGGCGACATGGACGAGATCGACTTCGAGTTCCTCGGCAACGAGAAGCGCGCCGTACAGACCAACTTCTTCGTCGCCGGCCGCGGGGGCAGGGAGGCGGTCCACGAGCTCCCCTTCGACTCCTCCGACGGGTTCCACCACTACGCGGTCGCCTGGGGCGCCGAGGCCATCGAGTGGCGCGTCGACGGGGAGGTGATCCGGAGGGAGGAGCGGCGCGACGGGGAGCCCTGGCCGGAGAAGCCCATGTTCCTGTACGCCTCCTTCTGGGACGCGAGCGGCGTCGATGAGGGGAGGTGGACCGGCACGTACCACGGCCGCGACGCGCCCTACGTCTGCAGCTACAGAGATGTCAGGGTGCCCGTTGCGCTCTcagcgaaggaggaggaagaggaagaagaatga